The following is a genomic window from Bufo gargarizans isolate SCDJY-AF-19 chromosome 10, ASM1485885v1, whole genome shotgun sequence.
CAGCTAATACTTCTGTATAGTCTAAGAAACCTCAAACAGCACCTCgtatctcagcttcctggaccAAAGGGGGGGGTTATTGAGGTTAACTGCAGAGTTAATGGGGTCATCCAACACTTGgccgctttcttccaaaaacagcaccacacctgtctgtgggttgtgtctggtattgcaggtcagcgcctttggggctgagctgctgtaCCActtacaacctgtggacaggtgtggcgctattGCTTCAAGAAAATCtggcatgtttttctaatcctggatgatccctttaaggcctcatgcacacgaccgtatgtttgtTCTGcctccaatccacatttttttgcagaccgattcatttcaatggggccgctaaaGATGCAAACCGCACACCgcttgctgtccgcatccgcatgtcCGTCCCGCGGCCTCGCAATAAAGATAAAGTGTTATTTACAGTAGTGATAAAACCCTAAGGAATGTGGACTGTACAAACATCATCGTCATATCCTGCATAACCCTATGTATCCCAAGACTAATTATTTCTATATTATGGGAGGATCCCTGCAATTAGATGGTTGCTTTCTATCTAAAACAGCGCcgcccctgtccacaggttgtgtgcggtatgGCAGCTAATCTCCACGTCtcagctgtaataccagacaaaaCCCGTCAGCAGAGGTGGCGCTGTTTTCAGAAGAAAGCAGTCCTGTCCAGCTCGGATATGTGCCATCAGTTTGATACTTACGTGCCATGTTTTGACTGTAAATTTAGGCTAGGACCATTGATGCCCCCCATGCCATGTGGCTACGTGAAGGAAAACTGGCTGTGGGAAGCAAATGAGCGGTGTCCGTCGGTGGAGCTGTGCCATGGTCGGCAAGAGGTTTATTTCCACACAGATCCTGTCCTGGAGAGCTGCGGTACGGCTGGAGTGCGGGGGGATACAGGTGAGGGAAGCCTCTCAAATATTGTCCTTTACCACAGGTACCAACCTTTATTATTTGGTCCATGATGTACGAATATTGGGGCAAGACCctggagcaggcatcctcaaactgcggccctccagctgttggaaaactacaactcccacaatgccctgctgtaggctgatacctgtaggctgttcaggcatgctgggagttgtagtttcgcaacagctggagagccgcagttggAGGATGCCTGCCCTGGAGGATTTCAGCCAACACCCTCaagattctttttatttttgctaGGAGCAGGAGTTGTGACCTTTTCAGCCATCGCCTGTGGGACTCAAGATGTCCGGTCCTCTGTAGATGGAGGCAGAACTGATAAAAACTGCttccaaaaaatgaaaataaactaAAGTGGAGGAAACATACAATATCATAAAGAGCTCGAGATACCCTGCATAGacataaagggattgtctcatttcagacaatggggacatatcgctaggatatcccctcattgtcttataggtgtgcgTCCCACCCCTGGGACCCGCACAGACATTGGgaacggagccctgcaaagtggtggctggaggactccggttcggccaccaccaagcactctcctcgtagaagtgaatgggagcgcatcgGGCATGGCCGGCCACCGCtgccattcacttctctgggctCGAAAGAAGTAGTCGAGCCAGCGCTcgactattttcggcggccccatagaaagtgaatggagggcggctgcacatgcgcagtgcaccctccaccactttctgAGCTACGTTCTCGATAtatcgatatgcccccattgtctgtaatgagacaacccctttaagtgatactTCTGTCTGCTAGCAGCCACCACTGGAGGGACCTCGCTGCATACTGCATTATTATTGTGTTCAATGTATAACAGTCTGCATTCAgctcctgagctccatctagtggtgaccgAATGCAGGCAGAATGTTAGCATCTAACCCTATGCCCAAAAAAAGCTcccaaaagagaaaaaataaactaaaatggacCCTCTTCTAGGAGGAAACATACAATGTCATAGATGGGGAGCTCCAGATCCCCTGCATATATACACTTAAGTGATACTTCTgtcagcagccaccactagagggagctcactgcattatTATTGTGTTCAATGTATAACAGTCTGCATTCAgctcctgagctccatctagtggtgactaaggctactttcacactagcgtcacggacctccggcagactgttctgtcgggtgaacagcctgtcggatctgtcctgccgctagtgaacgcgtgcccccggactgccgctgactataatgggggcggagttcccggAGAGgtacggcgagaggctgccggaataaaactacgagaTGAAATTTATtcctagcggcaggatggatccgtcaGGCTGTACACCCGACGGAACAGTCTGCCTGAGGTCCGtgccgctggtgtgaaagtagcctaactgcagGCAGAATAAATCTATGCCAAAAAAGGTTTCAAAGGAGAAAAAATTAACTAAAATAGACATATACCATTGTAAGATATGGTCATATAAAATGTCTGGGTTATAATTGAATGTATCAGATTTGTAGAATCATTTGTTATAGCAGTAAAAAGGTTTCTTATTAATATTCTTGGGGTCAATTGTTCTGATGTCTGGAGAAGTGTAACTTAAGTTTCTAAGACGCCCTGAGGGCAGAAGGACTCTCCCATTCAAATACGAATACGAGATTGTGTGATGTTGACACTTTTGCGttaataagtagggatgagcgaatcgacttcgggtggaacatccgaagtcgattcgcataaaactttgtttcaatacagtattagaatgtattggctcagatgagccgaagttaatactcgcgagactttgcataataacttcagaagttgatttatactgtaaaaaacaatTTCCTGATCTTGGGTTCGGTCCCAGGTACCTTGGAGCGTTCAGAGCACAAAGGCTCCTTCTTCAGGCGGCGAGATTACAGAGGAACAACACTTATAGGATGGGGGGATGCATAATTAAGATAAGGCTGAGTGGACATGGTCAGCGGAGACGATGTAGATTAGGGATTGGGAGTCGAAATGAAGGAGGTGTGAATTTTGTCTAAATAGTGGGTCATAAAACCAGGGGTGAGATTCAGTCcatcgcttaaaggggttgtctcatgacagacaatgggggcatatcgctaggatatgcccctattgtcttaaaggtgcaggtcccaccttacctatatcaagaacagagccccgaaagtagtggagggcgcactgctcatgcgcaaccgccctccattcactttttatggggccggcgaaaatagccgagtgctggctcgggtccagagaagtgaatgagagcggcggccggtcatgcgcggtgcgctcctattcacgtctatgggaagccggcttggtggtggccagaccggagtcctccgttcttgatatagatGCGCGTCCCAGCggtgtgacccgcacctatcagacaatgagggcacatcctagcgatatgcccccattgtctgagatgagacaacccctttaatgactggaATGTAGTCATCATTTAAAATTCCCAGGTTTTTCTCTCTATCATTTTTAAAATTCCCTTTTTAGAATTAAAacctttaaggcctcattcacacggacgatacggattggctccggatgcgttcagtgaaactcgcaccattttgcaagaaagttttgtctgcgattgcgttgcgggtgcaatgcgttttgatgcgttttttttgacgagcatgaaaaaaaactgaagcaaCAGTTTGCAAacagcatctcctagcaaccatcagtgaaaaacgcattacatccggacgcaatgcgtttttcactgaagccccattcacttccatggggccagggctgtgtgataaacgcagaatatagaacatggctgcgattctcacgcaacgcagaagtgatgtgtgaaaaaaaaaaacaactcatgtacacagacctattgaaatgaatgggtcaggactcTGTGCGGGTGCATGATTTATACATTCACTTGATTATTAACCAATTAACACCCAGTCATAACATCTCCTTCCCGTGTCTAATATTTTTTATCTTTGTGACCTttgattattttatatatttgataCGGCTTTCTTCTTCCAGGTTTCCTACAAGGAGAACATTACTGGGAGATCGAATTCCTGGAACCCCCCTCTGGACTATCAGTTATGGTTGGTGTTGGCACCAGCAGAGCCCCACTGTGTGCCGGAAATTTCCAGTATGTCAACTTACTGGGTAAGTTGGGGTCCATGCACTGGACGGTCTGACCTAAATTTAGGGTGACTACCAATGCTTTTTGCGACTCTTTCCAGGCCTGGATGCAGAGAGCTGGGGTCTGTCCTATAAAGGCAAAATCTGGCATGGAGGCAGCAGCCAGCAATACGCGGAGCCATTCTACGAGGAGGGGACGCTGATCGGCGTGCATCTCAACATGGAGGAGGGGACGCTGACGTTTTACAAAGACAGGCAGAGCTTGGGACTTGCCTTCACAGGACTGCACAAGGTATTGTCAGAGGCGATCGGGTTCATGAAGTGACCTCCGGGTTTTGCGAGGGTGGCTACGTCTTTAACAACCCTGTTATAACAGACCATGCCCCTTTAAGTGAAGCGTAATCCCAGCGTCACACAGGGCTGGGAGCTCCTGCGGCACTCGGGAGATTTAATAACTTGTCCGGaggtttcacctttttttttccgGGAGGCTCCAGCTCGGCCATATTCAAGGCAATAGGGTTGATGCCGAGCAAGACGTTGCTTATGTATACAACAGAGAGGCTGTTGTGCCAACATCCTGCTCAGCATCAGCTCTATTACCCTGAATATggccaagctgcaataccagacacatccTATACACaacagtggcgctgtttctgggaaACAGTCCCCTATTTGCAACTTCAGATAGCACCTTTATGGCCGCCATGTAGATGTTGTGGACGCATTTTAATTACTTGCATCAGTTATCTACTAAATAGATGTAGACAGCAGTAGGTTGGTTTACACATTGGATTCTTAATGGGGACCTCTCGCCTCTCCTGATATgtccttgtaataacaattctggagcatctattcttatgactctatgatgtgccatttctcgattattattattattattattattattaatattaataatattattgttagaagttatgaatgaatttccagcaatttgcaatgaaggtccagatgggtgataccagttgtgggtgtgtccctgcacagtctgacagtatccaattagtgctgccagtgtcacactgtgcagggacactccCCCAATTGGTAACAACCAGAAGCAATTCAGTCATaagcttctagcaggaataatagaggaattgcaCAACACAGAGACACAAGAATAGATGCTACAGAATTGTTATTAAATGCAAGTAGTCATTAAAACCAACACGTCAGCGGGTCCTTTTTAGAAACCGCAAAAAACTTGATCCTTAAAGGGGCTATctgacccctataatgccccccaaaatgcctgggcgatgctaggaaggctcgttcccgtcgcggcctgctattggctgccccctccCGTCGCCAGGGGGAGATGCCATGCAGGCATCAGAAGCGAAGcaggtgccagggagcagggtaagtataacctgtgtgaggggcctgggcattttggggggcattaaaggggttggataatccctttaaaaagaACGGTGAATGATAGAGTCAAATGATGAAACTCTGCCTGCTGCCACTAGGTGGCGTTGACTGCATACTACTTTATTACTGAGTTCAATGTATGAACtgtagtaagctcctgagctccctctagtggggacTGCAAACAGCCAGAATTTTATCATCTAACCATACACCAGAAACCTTTATTTATCTTTCTGCTTGACACGGATTACCTTTTCTGACCATTCTCCTTTCcactcaggttcacctgccactGTTTCCCATGGTTTCTTCCACCAGCCCTGGCACAGAGTTAGCCCTGGGATTACGCTGTGGCACTTTACCAACTCTAGAGGAGCGATGCCTCAGTACGCTGGCTCGTAATCTGACACAAAGGGACTCTGCTGATCTGCTCCCTCTACCACCAGTtgtcagatggaagctgaaaaacTGGAAGAAATGAGATGTTCTGGGACACGAACTGCAACGTAAGGAGCTGATGGTAGAGAATTTATGCCAATAGCACCGAATGCCCACAGGGCACTGGTGAGAATATCCTTGGTTGACTCGTTCTGGAATTTTCGGTTCCCACTGGATACCAGGGCAAAGCCTAGGATCACAACGACAGAGCCAAGAAGACTCAGAACATTCAAAGCGGGGTTCAAGGGAAATGCTGCCCATGGATTGTCTTCTCCTACAACATGGCAGTGAAGGACACAACGGTCAGTATCAGTCACCAGGGGAGTACAGCCCATAGAGGTGACCCCAGAGCTGCCCTTTTCTTCTGCTAGGCATGGGAAAGAGGGTGTCTTGAGATGGTGGGGAATGATAAAAAGAAATAACTGGTAACGACCTTCAGGGTTTGGTGGCCCCTTCATCTTGGTGTATGCCACTGGTTGGCTTCATGAGATGATTGAACACCAGGACATTCCAAGAGATTTACCTGGAGATTTTGGTGTGGTCATCAGATACGAATGACCCATCCtggggataggctatcaatattgaAATGAACTTACTTTTGATGGAGGGGCACATTACCAGACCCTTCCATCAGTTGAATGAGGAGAGTTATTCAGTGAAGACCCTTGATGGACAAGTCTGGTCACACGACCCCCTCATCTGCAGCCATGATGGGACCAAAGTGCAGTAAATACAAAGGAGCGGACTGTAAACAATGGGGTGCCACTGCTCGGTGGGGGACATTGGGGTTGAAGCTGTATATCCTTTTTACAGCACATTTGCAAAGGTTGTGCACCAAATTGGTTTCAGCTTTAATTGAAGAACCAACCTCTGCAGATCCTGGTGGGTCCTTCTATTAACGACTACTTTCCACCTTGGTAATTGGTCCCAGGGATTAGGAGACTGGAGATTATTAATAATGTGACATTTATATCGCTGTACATTTCTGCACTTGTATATTAAATGTGATTTTTAATATGTTGCTGTTCTACACGTTGGTCTCACTGATTCCAATACAAGTAGCTTGGTGGCGGTTTATAGAAGTTCAGATAGTCGGGTattctctttcacacaagcgataaGGAATGAGTCAGGCCTCGTCCACaccatgggtcagtaaaaaaaatcacggagactactttggtccatgatgcaGACCAAGCACGCCTATTGAAGTCTCTGGGTCagtgaaaatcacggacacaacacAGATAGCAACCGTGGtgcgtctgtttttcacggaagaCAGATAGGAGATGCTCTTgatattaattttcagctgagcaacgtccgTGGATTACGGATGACACTCGGAGGATAAAAACGGATGCACAGATCCTTctcggacatcttcacggatgataCATGTACGCTTTTTGTTCCACTGGCGggacactgacacggaaatgtggatGAGGACTCGGGGTTagttcagtgaaaaactgatggtttcTCCTTCAAGTTCAAtccgttttgtctgcaattgcattcagcgtttcagttttttccatccaCATTGCATCTGTTTTTCAAGCACGTGAAGAATAAAAAGCAGCATCTCCTAGCAAtcttccgtgaaaaacgcatccagATGCCctccgtttttttttctccttcgtcctatgacagcaccaggagagagggtcggcctcccaggacaggaaacccgcaggtatgaaaaataaaaataaacattttggagCCTCTCCATCcttcagtggtttcctgtcc
Proteins encoded in this region:
- the LOC122920623 gene encoding SPRY domain-containing SOCS box protein 3-like, translated to MRARRYFREKHKQKTVSAEMGGRRGQQHTDTRLGPLMPPMPCGYVKENWLWEANERCPSVELCHGRQEVYFHTDPVLESCGTAGVRGDTGFLQGEHYWEIEFLEPPSGLSVMVGVGTSRAPLCAGNFQYVNLLGLDAESWGLSYKGKIWHGGSSQQYAEPFYEEGTLIGVHLNMEEGTLTFYKDRQSLGLAFTGLHKVHLPLFPMVSSTSPGTELALGLRCGTLPTLEERCLSTLARNLTQRDSADLLPLPPVVRWKLKNWKK